In Aegilops tauschii subsp. strangulata cultivar AL8/78 chromosome 3, Aet v6.0, whole genome shotgun sequence, one genomic interval encodes:
- the LOC109777359 gene encoding uncharacterized protein isoform X2: MAQAVALNGLNYESHMQFRMSVVPILIYRRQQKEEQEHEGEEEQEHEGEEEQEQEHEGEEEQEQEPEPEPEPEQANPNDPISVVPGIVTVAGETFCHIIANKRLLFTRRRGRYRFEIAFPNMNLDLDNLNVERHGLLAAFYCPVPAGTVDAVHFSNQTAQNQKLKMYGYQISASGQVQRDLTNGYLTHIGNRVGQEYIGHDCTPSKLSLSGSPIFNEERQLVGISYADFGITKALNVENIASMLSEFYDGMENRPMSDILQRIRDVGEHQFVQPADHMT; encoded by the exons ATGGCTCAG GCTGTCGCTCTTAATGGACTGAATTACGAGAGTCATATGCAGTTTAGGATGTCCGTCGTACCGATTCTTATATATCGTCGTCAACAGAAAGAGGAACAGGAACATGAAGGGGAAGAGGAACAGGAACATGAAGGGGAAGAGGAACAGGAACAGGAACATGAAGGAGAAGAGGAACAGGAACAGGAACCAGAGCCGGAACCGGAACCGGAACAGGCAAATCCAAATGACCCAATTTCTGTTGTTCCGGGCATAGTCACTGTCGCTGGTGAGACATTTTGCCACATCATAGCAAATAAGAGATTGCTTTTTACCCGTCGTCGAGGCAGGTATAGATTTGAAATTGCTTTCCCCAACATGAACTTAGACCTTGACAACCTCAATGTGGAAAGACATGGCTTGTTGGCTGCTTTCTACTGCCCTGTTCCTGCTGGAACTGTAGATGCCGTGCATTTCAGCAATCAAACTGCACAGAACCAAAAGCTCAAGATGTATGGATACCAGATTAGTGCATCAGGACAAGTACAAAGGGATCTAACTAATGGCTATCTGAC TCACATAGGGAACCGTGTGGGGCAAGAATACATCGGACATGATTGTACTCCTTCAAAGTTATCGCTAAGTGGGTCACCCATTTTTAATGAGGAAAGACAGCTCGTTGGTATATCATACGCGGATTTTGGTATAACCAAGGCCTTGAATGTGGAGAATATAGCTTCCATGCTTTCAGAGTTTTATGATGGAATGGAGAACAGG CCTATGTCAGATATCTTACAACGTATCAGAGATGTTGGTGAACATCAATTTGTTCAGCCTGCGGATCATATGACTTGA
- the LOC109777359 gene encoding uncharacterized protein isoform X3: protein MAQEAVALNGLNYESHMQFRMSVVPILIYRRQQKEEQEHEGEEEQEHEGEEEQEQEHEGEEEQEQEPEPEPEPEQANPNDPISVVPGIVTVADLDNLNVERHGLLAAFYCPVPAGTVDAVHFSNQTAQNQKLKMYGYQISASGQVQRDLTNGYLTHIGNRVGQEYIGHDCTPSKLSLSGSPIFNEERQLVGISYADFGITKALNVENIASMLSEFYDGMENRPMSDILQRIRDVGEHQFVQPADHMT, encoded by the exons ATGGCTCAG GAGGCTGTCGCTCTTAATGGACTGAATTACGAGAGTCATATGCAGTTTAGGATGTCCGTCGTACCGATTCTTATATATCGTCGTCAACAGAAAGAGGAACAGGAACATGAAGGGGAAGAGGAACAGGAACATGAAGGGGAAGAGGAACAGGAACAGGAACATGAAGGAGAAGAGGAACAGGAACAGGAACCAGAGCCGGAACCGGAACCGGAACAGGCAAATCCAAATGACCCAATTTCTGTTGTTCCGGGCATAGTCACTGTCGCTG ACCTTGACAACCTCAATGTGGAAAGACATGGCTTGTTGGCTGCTTTCTACTGCCCTGTTCCTGCTGGAACTGTAGATGCCGTGCATTTCAGCAATCAAACTGCACAGAACCAAAAGCTCAAGATGTATGGATACCAGATTAGTGCATCAGGACAAGTACAAAGGGATCTAACTAATGGCTATCTGAC TCACATAGGGAACCGTGTGGGGCAAGAATACATCGGACATGATTGTACTCCTTCAAAGTTATCGCTAAGTGGGTCACCCATTTTTAATGAGGAAAGACAGCTCGTTGGTATATCATACGCGGATTTTGGTATAACCAAGGCCTTGAATGTGGAGAATATAGCTTCCATGCTTTCAGAGTTTTATGATGGAATGGAGAACAGG CCTATGTCAGATATCTTACAACGTATCAGAGATGTTGGTGAACATCAATTTGTTCAGCCTGCGGATCATATGACTTGA
- the LOC109777359 gene encoding uncharacterized protein isoform X1, with protein sequence MAQEAVALNGLNYESHMQFRMSVVPILIYRRQQKEEQEHEGEEEQEHEGEEEQEQEHEGEEEQEQEPEPEPEPEQANPNDPISVVPGIVTVAGETFCHIIANKRLLFTRRRGRYRFEIAFPNMNLDLDNLNVERHGLLAAFYCPVPAGTVDAVHFSNQTAQNQKLKMYGYQISASGQVQRDLTNGYLTHIGNRVGQEYIGHDCTPSKLSLSGSPIFNEERQLVGISYADFGITKALNVENIASMLSEFYDGMENRPMSDILQRIRDVGEHQFVQPADHMT encoded by the exons ATGGCTCAG GAGGCTGTCGCTCTTAATGGACTGAATTACGAGAGTCATATGCAGTTTAGGATGTCCGTCGTACCGATTCTTATATATCGTCGTCAACAGAAAGAGGAACAGGAACATGAAGGGGAAGAGGAACAGGAACATGAAGGGGAAGAGGAACAGGAACAGGAACATGAAGGAGAAGAGGAACAGGAACAGGAACCAGAGCCGGAACCGGAACCGGAACAGGCAAATCCAAATGACCCAATTTCTGTTGTTCCGGGCATAGTCACTGTCGCTGGTGAGACATTTTGCCACATCATAGCAAATAAGAGATTGCTTTTTACCCGTCGTCGAGGCAGGTATAGATTTGAAATTGCTTTCCCCAACATGAACTTAGACCTTGACAACCTCAATGTGGAAAGACATGGCTTGTTGGCTGCTTTCTACTGCCCTGTTCCTGCTGGAACTGTAGATGCCGTGCATTTCAGCAATCAAACTGCACAGAACCAAAAGCTCAAGATGTATGGATACCAGATTAGTGCATCAGGACAAGTACAAAGGGATCTAACTAATGGCTATCTGAC TCACATAGGGAACCGTGTGGGGCAAGAATACATCGGACATGATTGTACTCCTTCAAAGTTATCGCTAAGTGGGTCACCCATTTTTAATGAGGAAAGACAGCTCGTTGGTATATCATACGCGGATTTTGGTATAACCAAGGCCTTGAATGTGGAGAATATAGCTTCCATGCTTTCAGAGTTTTATGATGGAATGGAGAACAGG CCTATGTCAGATATCTTACAACGTATCAGAGATGTTGGTGAACATCAATTTGTTCAGCCTGCGGATCATATGACTTGA